One genomic region from Terriglobus aquaticus encodes:
- the dnaK gene encoding molecular chaperone DnaK: MAKPVRRRSNVGKIIGIDLGTTNSCVAVMEGGEAKVIPNEEGGRTTPSVVAFTKSGERLVGQVAKRQAITNPENTIYSIKRFMGRRPNEVNDEMKMVPYKVVAKGDNIAIEAQGKEYTAPEISAMILQKLKKAAEDYLGQSVTEAVITVPAYFNDSQRQATKDAGKIAGLDVKRIVNEPTAAALAYGLDKKKDETIVVYDFGGGTFDVSVLEVGEGVIEVKATNGDTHLGGDNLDQRLVDFLIDEFRKQEGLDLRGKGNEMALQRLKDAAERAKIELSTTMETEINLPFITADATGPKHLVVKLTRAKFESLVEDLLQKSVGPCKQAMADAGITASQVDEVVLVGGQTRMPRMQALVKELFGKEPHKGVNPDEVVAIGAAVQGGVLGGEVKDLLLLDVTPLTLAIETMGGVATPMIPRNTTIPTKKTETFSTAADSQTEVEVHVLQGERPMAGQNRTLGKFKLSGIPPAPRGVPQIEVTFDIDANGILNVTAKDNATGKDQKITITSSSGLSKDEVERMAKEAEAHASEDKEKRDEIESRNQLDSLVYQVEKMFRENGDKISGDERGQVETALADAKSTLGGTPSAAELKSAHEKLQQASFKLAEAMYKSNAAPTDGAAAAEGTTAETKPEEGVIDAEYVDAK; encoded by the coding sequence GTGGCAAAGCCTGTCCGGAGGAGAAGCAACGTGGGCAAAATTATTGGAATTGACTTGGGAACCACCAATAGCTGCGTCGCCGTCATGGAAGGCGGCGAGGCCAAGGTGATCCCCAACGAAGAAGGCGGTCGCACGACCCCTTCCGTCGTCGCCTTTACCAAGAGCGGCGAACGCCTGGTTGGTCAGGTCGCCAAGCGCCAGGCCATCACCAACCCGGAAAACACCATTTACTCGATCAAGCGCTTCATGGGCCGTCGCCCGAACGAAGTCAACGACGAGATGAAGATGGTGCCCTACAAGGTCGTCGCCAAGGGCGACAACATCGCCATCGAGGCGCAGGGCAAGGAGTACACCGCGCCTGAAATCAGCGCGATGATCCTGCAGAAGTTGAAGAAGGCCGCCGAAGACTACCTGGGTCAGTCCGTGACCGAGGCCGTCATCACCGTTCCGGCATACTTCAATGACTCGCAGCGTCAGGCGACCAAGGACGCCGGCAAGATCGCCGGTCTCGACGTCAAGCGCATCGTCAACGAGCCCACGGCGGCAGCTCTCGCCTACGGCCTCGACAAGAAGAAGGACGAGACCATCGTGGTCTATGACTTTGGCGGCGGTACGTTCGACGTGTCCGTGCTCGAAGTCGGCGAAGGCGTGATCGAAGTCAAGGCCACCAACGGTGACACCCACCTGGGCGGCGACAACCTCGACCAGCGCCTGGTGGACTTCCTGATCGACGAGTTCCGCAAGCAGGAAGGCCTGGACCTGCGCGGCAAGGGCAACGAAATGGCCCTGCAGCGCCTGAAGGACGCGGCCGAGCGCGCCAAGATCGAGCTCTCCACAACCATGGAGACCGAGATCAACCTACCCTTCATCACGGCAGACGCGACCGGACCGAAGCACCTGGTGGTCAAGCTGACCCGCGCCAAGTTCGAGTCGCTGGTGGAAGATCTGCTGCAGAAGTCGGTTGGCCCTTGCAAGCAGGCCATGGCAGACGCCGGCATCACCGCGTCGCAGGTCGATGAGGTTGTGCTCGTCGGCGGTCAGACCCGCATGCCCCGCATGCAGGCTCTGGTCAAGGAGCTGTTCGGCAAGGAGCCGCACAAGGGCGTGAACCCGGACGAAGTGGTCGCCATCGGCGCTGCGGTTCAGGGTGGCGTTCTGGGTGGCGAGGTGAAGGATCTGCTGCTGCTGGACGTGACGCCGCTGACCCTGGCCATCGAAACGATGGGCGGAGTCGCGACGCCGATGATCCCGCGCAACACGACCATCCCGACCAAGAAGACGGAAACCTTCTCCACGGCTGCCGATTCGCAGACCGAGGTTGAGGTCCACGTCCTCCAGGGTGAGCGTCCCATGGCGGGTCAGAACCGTACGCTGGGCAAGTTCAAGCTGAGTGGCATTCCGCCGGCTCCGCGTGGCGTGCCGCAGATCGAGGTCACGTTCGACATCGACGCGAACGGCATCCTCAACGTCACGGCCAAGGACAACGCCACCGGCAAGGACCAGAAGATCACCATCACCAGCTCTTCGGGTCTCAGCAAGGACGAGGTGGAGCGCATGGCCAAGGAAGCTGAAGCGCACGCCAGCGAGGACAAGGAGAAGCGTGACGAGATCGAGTCCCGCAACCAGCTTGACTCGCTCGTCTACCAGGTCGAGAAGATGTTCCGTGAGAACGGTGACAAGATCAGCGGCGATGAGCGCGGACAGGTAGAAACTGCCCTGGCCGACGCGAAGAGCACCCTCGGTGGAACTCCGAGCGCCGCAGAACTGAAGTCCGCGCACGAGAAGCTGCAACAGGCTAGCTTCAAGCTCGCCGAAGCCATGTACAAGTCCAACGCGGCGCCCACCGATGGTGCGGCTGCAGCCGAGGGCACCACGGCAGAGACCAAGCCCGAAGAGGGCGTGATCGACGCCGAGTACGTGGACGCGAAGTAA
- a CDS encoding PEP-CTERM sorting domain-containing protein has protein sequence MRLLLSSLLAASAVIAPVAAHADTVTFGSSPTATTYGSTLAGSYTGTAAVQVSNPSYAYPTAQPGSVYVSTNAAGNQAVDTTYYTNSFTLLGNESYTGSVQFSADDFATIFVNGVSVYTPNASTYYYYVTSVDLLPSYFTAGLNTITFALTNTGGPGSLDFGGSLTGTAAPTPEPSSLMLLGTGILGVAGAARRRFQKA, from the coding sequence ATGCGTCTTCTTCTTTCTTCTCTCCTCGCGGCTTCCGCCGTCATCGCCCCCGTGGCTGCGCACGCTGACACCGTCACCTTCGGTTCCTCGCCCACCGCAACCACCTACGGCTCCACCTTGGCGGGTTCCTACACCGGCACGGCCGCGGTTCAGGTCTCCAACCCCTCTTATGCATACCCGACCGCTCAGCCCGGCAGCGTTTACGTCTCCACCAACGCCGCTGGCAACCAGGCAGTCGACACCACCTACTACACCAACAGCTTCACGCTGCTGGGGAACGAGTCGTACACCGGCTCGGTCCAGTTCTCGGCTGACGATTTCGCCACCATCTTCGTGAACGGCGTCTCGGTCTACACCCCAAATGCTTCCACCTACTACTACTACGTCACGAGCGTCGACCTGCTGCCCTCGTACTTCACCGCAGGCCTGAACACCATCACCTTCGCCCTGACCAACACCGGTGGGCCCGGATCGTTGGACTTCGGCGGTTCGTTGACCGGCACGGCCGCTCCCACTCCGGAGCCCTCGTCCCTCATGCTCCTTGGCACGGGAATCCTCGGCGTCGCGGGCGCAGCCCGTCGCCGCTTCCAGAAGGCCTAA
- a CDS encoding type IV pilin protein, which yields MTTRSNPAHPQEEGFLLIALVVAVFIIALLLTVAAPTVARSLERDKEVESEHRAQQYVRAIHNYYLKFNSYPTSVDQLLSQNNQHFLREQYKDPLTGGDYRLIHFGEAKTEVKGFFGEPLEGFAQGSLGALAGNASGIGTGAGGASSAPAAGGLGGATSGSGGGFSLGTSSFGSGSSGSSTPGTSGSAFGSGSSSSGSTSGSGTNATQFQGSKGMIVGVGSNATGPGLVEWNGSANIEDWEFLYDHRTWLLRQRVSIFGGSVGQSGSGSLGTSGMNGSGNNSSGTAPGSGSTFGPSSTFGPSGTFGPQSGSSGGNGTAPSSGTSSTPNP from the coding sequence GTGACCACGCGATCCAACCCGGCGCACCCACAGGAAGAGGGCTTCCTGCTCATCGCCCTGGTCGTCGCCGTCTTCATCATTGCGCTGCTGCTCACCGTCGCCGCCCCCACGGTGGCCCGCTCGCTCGAGCGTGACAAAGAAGTCGAATCCGAGCACCGCGCGCAGCAGTATGTCCGCGCCATCCACAACTACTACCTCAAGTTCAACAGCTACCCGACCTCCGTCGACCAGCTCCTCAGCCAGAACAACCAGCACTTCCTTCGCGAGCAGTACAAAGACCCGCTCACCGGCGGCGACTACCGTCTCATCCATTTCGGCGAGGCCAAGACCGAGGTCAAAGGCTTCTTCGGCGAGCCCCTGGAAGGCTTCGCGCAGGGAAGCCTCGGCGCTCTCGCCGGCAACGCCTCCGGCATCGGCACCGGCGCGGGTGGGGCGAGCAGCGCACCTGCCGCTGGCGGCCTGGGCGGCGCCACCTCCGGAAGCGGCGGCGGCTTCAGCCTCGGTACCTCCAGCTTCGGCTCAGGATCGTCCGGCAGCTCCACTCCTGGAACCTCTGGCTCTGCCTTTGGCTCGGGCTCAAGTAGCTCCGGCTCCACCTCCGGCAGCGGCACCAACGCCACCCAGTTCCAGGGCAGCAAGGGCATGATCGTCGGTGTCGGCAGCAATGCCACCGGGCCTGGCCTGGTCGAGTGGAACGGCTCCGCCAACATCGAAGACTGGGAGTTCCTTTACGACCACCGCACCTGGCTGCTTCGCCAGCGCGTCAGCATCTTCGGCGGCTCCGTCGGCCAGAGCGGCAGCGGCAGCCTCGGCACCTCCGGCATGAACGGCTCCGGTAACAACTCCAGCGGAACTGCCCCTGGCTCAGGCAGCACCTTCGGCCCGTCCTCTACCTTCGGCCCATCGGGCACCTTCGGTCCGCAATCCGGCTCGTCGGGCGGCAACGGGACTGCGCCGTCGAGCGGAACATCTTCCACACCGAATCCCTAA
- a CDS encoding GspMb/PilO family protein translates to MSTIPVNPAQTASPPTARAQRLDQLRAWMSPLNVHIAAAALLLLFNLWLAVQLVLAFSAAGARGEDQIAQARAQQLAADLAARKLRGLDGKLATSEAEVKDFYSNRLPYGYADVAAELGKLRDRTGVRLSRVQYQTAAPSNGLTPARLDASVTGEYRQLALFINGLERDRSFFQIENITLNGQQGGQVSLRLRISTYLREPMPGLATAEANSSSGNGGTQ, encoded by the coding sequence GTGAGCACGATCCCGGTGAACCCAGCCCAGACTGCCTCGCCCCCCACCGCCCGCGCGCAGCGGCTCGACCAGCTCCGCGCCTGGATGTCGCCGCTCAACGTGCATATCGCCGCCGCGGCGCTGCTTCTGCTCTTCAATCTTTGGCTCGCCGTCCAGCTCGTTCTCGCTTTTTCCGCCGCCGGCGCCCGCGGCGAAGACCAGATCGCTCAGGCCCGCGCCCAGCAGCTTGCCGCCGATCTCGCCGCCCGCAAGCTGCGCGGTCTCGACGGCAAGCTCGCCACCTCCGAAGCCGAGGTGAAGGACTTCTACAGCAACCGCCTGCCCTACGGCTATGCCGACGTCGCCGCCGAACTCGGCAAACTCCGCGACCGCACCGGCGTCCGCCTCAGCCGCGTACAGTACCAGACCGCCGCGCCCAGCAACGGCCTCACGCCGGCCCGGCTCGACGCCTCCGTCACCGGCGAGTACCGGCAGCTTGCGCTCTTCATCAACGGCCTCGAGCGCGACCGCAGCTTCTTCCAGATCGAAAACATCACGCTCAACGGCCAGCAGGGCGGGCAGGTAAGCCTTCGCCTCCGCATCAGCACCTATCTGCGCGAACCCATGCCGGGCCTGGCCACCGCGGAGGCAAACAGCTCCTCCGGGAACGGGGGCACCCAGTGA
- a CDS encoding PilN domain-containing protein translates to MRITINLATRPYVQLDRVFRQLRVAIAVLALTAAALLLWLHGRSAAARAQQAELESIQARTAALNAERARNEARLRQPANAAVLQQIDFLNALYTRKSFSWTAVLMDLEEVLPSGLQVTSIDPQIASNGQVNIRMRVSGPRERSVQLIRNLEGSHRFLAPRLVGETQQAQEKSGSGVQMAAAYLNGPQAANSNPTALVNSNSGTANAGPPPTDFDIVAGYNPLQLRVRERAAHHTAAQDTDEDAATSSDDTSSAAVPATQTRKAARP, encoded by the coding sequence ATGCGGATCACCATCAATCTGGCCACCCGGCCTTACGTTCAGCTCGACCGCGTCTTCCGCCAGCTTCGCGTCGCCATTGCCGTGCTCGCCCTCACCGCCGCCGCGCTGCTCCTCTGGCTCCACGGCCGCTCCGCAGCCGCCCGCGCGCAACAGGCCGAGCTCGAATCCATCCAGGCCCGGACCGCCGCGCTCAACGCCGAGCGCGCCCGCAACGAGGCCCGCCTGCGTCAGCCAGCCAACGCCGCCGTCCTGCAACAGATCGACTTCCTCAACGCCCTTTACACGCGCAAGAGCTTCAGTTGGACCGCCGTTCTCATGGACCTCGAAGAAGTCCTGCCCAGCGGCCTCCAGGTCACCAGCATCGACCCCCAGATCGCCTCGAACGGTCAGGTCAACATTCGCATGCGCGTCAGCGGTCCCCGCGAACGCTCCGTCCAGCTCATCCGCAATCTTGAGGGCTCGCACCGCTTCCTCGCCCCCCGCCTGGTCGGCGAGACCCAGCAGGCGCAGGAGAAGTCTGGCTCCGGCGTGCAGATGGCAGCCGCGTACCTCAACGGTCCCCAGGCCGCCAACAGCAATCCCACCGCCCTGGTGAATAGCAATAGCGGCACCGCCAACGCAGGCCCGCCCCCAACCGACTTCGACATCGTCGCCGGCTACAATCCGCTGCAACTGCGCGTCCGCGAACGTGCCGCCCACCATACGGCCGCACAGGACACCGACGAAGACGCCGCAACCTCGAGCGACGACACCAGTTCCGCCGCCGTGCCCGCCACCCAAACCCGCAAGGCGGCGCGCCCGTGA